From the Catharus ustulatus isolate bCatUst1 chromosome 2, bCatUst1.pri.v2, whole genome shotgun sequence genome, the window TCCCGCCACACCGAGCTCGCCAGCCCTTCCCCAAAGGGGCTGCGGCTCTGCGGGGGAGAACGGCTAGCAGCTCGGAAGGGTTTCCGTCTTTTGGATGAATTCGGCTAGGTTTGATATTTGCGCAGTGAAGAACAggtgaggaaagggaaagggaaaggtgaGTGTGTAACTACAAGAGGGGAAAGGACGGGCAGACACCCGCGGCTCTTGCACTAGCGCCGCACTGCTTCCAGCTTTCATTTTAAGCCTCGCAGGTCTTCAATTCCATTTCTCCCCACTTTATCCCTAATTGTCCACTCCCGTTAGCCAGAGATGTGTCTCTCTgtcccagaaaaagaaaagagaaaacgTTACTCCCACCCTCACCTTCCAGGAGCTCAGAACCAAGTATTACACGTTCACGATCACGGCTCTTACAAAACAACCTCAAACTTTCCCAGCGGGCTGGGGAAGCGAACCACCTGCGGGCGGCCTGGCGCAGCGGCAGGCGGAGCCCCGCGGGAtcgccgccgctccgcccggcCCGGAGCGCCgtgcccgcccgccccgccgcctccGACACCCCCGGAGCAGCGGCCGGGAGCGCCGGGCACCTgcggggagccagggcagggtgtgcCAGGAGCCGCACGACCCGCCGGGCGGGGAGCCCGACCCGCACCCACAGGCACCGACGGGGCTCGGCGCTGCCGTGCCCACCTGTCCGGCGCCTCCAGGTGCCGGCCATCCCCTGGGAATGCGGGCCCCCGAGTTCGCCAAGAggcgccccggccccggccgtCCTTTCCGCCCGCGCCCCGGGGGACACCAGCTCCCCGGCAGGCAGGGGGGATCCCGGCGCGGTGCCATGCCCCTACCTGGAAATGCTTGAAGAAGGCGGAGATGCGGGTGATCTGGAGGCTCAGGCACCTGGAGGTGCATCTGGCGGCGGCGAAAGCCTCGTCCTGCCttcgggcggcggcggcggcccccgGCCCGTCGGGGCTGCCGCAGGCGGCCGTCACCCAGAGGAGCAGGGCGAGGGACACGCCGGGCGCCCTCCGCACCATCGCTCCGCGGGAGAGGAGGGCACAGGGCGGCCGGGCGGCTGCAGGCGCCGGGGTGAGCTCGCTCCCGCTCGGCGGGCTGGTGCCGGGCTGCGCCGGGGACGGACACCTCCGCGCAGCAGAAACTACACAAGAAAGTTCAATCATTCAACTCCCCTCACCCCCGTCCTCCCTCtctcccgcccgccccggcccaCAGCCCACCCCCGCCGGCAGCGGGCGGGCCGATGCTGGCAGCGGCCGCGCCATTGGCTGCGCCGAGCGCCGGCGGGCGGGCCCCGTGCCCGCGGGCAggccggggcggcgggggcggccggagCGTTCCCCGCACCGCCGgagcctgctctgctcagcGGAACCTGCCCCGCACCGCCGGAATCTGCCCCGCACTCACCAGAGCCTTCCCTGCACGCACCGGAGCCGTCCCCTCACCGGAGCCGTCCCCTCACCGGAGCCTTCCCGCACGCCGCCACCTgcggggcgcggcgcggccgcggaGCGCAcaccctggccctgcacacGGGAGAGTTTGGCGCCAGGGCCGCTGGTAGCCAGTCTTAACACCCTGCttaattctcttttatttcctcttataaaaatcaattttttaaaaagtacgGGGACGCAAGAACGCAGGGAAATCACTTTTTGAAACTCGGTGTTTCTTGCAGAGTAACACTGCGGTGAGCGCTTGTCCCAAGGTGAAACATACAGGCTCCTCTGAAGAGttacttgaaaatgaaaatctaCAAGTCATTAGTCCAAATATCTCTCTGAAATAGCTGCAAAGactaaaacagcagcttgaGCAGTAAGATGGCCCCATACGGTAAATACCAGCCTCGCATTCTTTCCCTCTTGCCGTCCGCTCCCGGCCGGAGCGTGTGCCGCAGGATGTAGCACAGAGGTTACCTACCACATTCCCTGGGCACGCTGCGTGGACTCCTCCCGTCACAAGTATGCGCTGCTGGAAACAGCAAGTGGATCATTTCTCACCGGAGCCTGGGGATTGAACCTCCCAAACTTGAAAATCCCACGGTTTATGAGCTGAAATAAGTAACTTTTAGGCCGTTTTCAGGAGTTAATGCTAGATCAGTTACTACTATAAGTAGAAGTTTAGTGTGGTTATCA encodes:
- the LOC116992283 gene encoding anosmin-1-like — translated: MIELSCVVSAARRCPSPAQPGTSPPSGSELTPAPAAARPPCALLSRGAMVRRAPGVSLALLLWVTAACGSPDGPGAAAAARRQDEAFAAARCTSRCLSLQITRISAFFKHFQNNGSLAWCQNHKQCSKVNKTVDCFYEY